Proteins encoded within one genomic window of Ailuropoda melanoleuca isolate Jingjing chromosome 16, ASM200744v2, whole genome shotgun sequence:
- the MRGPRD gene encoding mas-related G-protein coupled receptor member D: MSSPWVPVLIGSSPPVVDTLDTAPEVLRSLATFTCVCGMIGNGLVVWLLSCRGQRTPFCTYVLHLAIADFLFLLCTAVTLYLETPVLAYEVMERVRSFAYTASLSLLTAISTQRCLSVLFPIWYKYHRPQYLSAVVCALLWALSLLMSVVAALFCSELWLGVESQCLTVDSVFSFLVMGIFTPVMVLSSVTLFVRVRRSSRQWGRRPTRLYVVVLASVVVFLLCALPVGISWFFLYWLDLPQEQKTLFRYVACLSSALSSSANPVIYFVVGSQGRRSLREPLGAVLRRALREEPEGEGRETPSTGTSDLGA, translated from the coding sequence ATGTCTAGCCCCTGGGTCCCAGTATTAATCGGAAGCAGCCCTCCGGTAGTAGACACCCTGGACACAGCTCCCGAGGTGCTAAGGTCCTTGGCCACGTTCACCTGCGTGTGCGGCATGATTGGCAATGGCCTGGTGGTCTGGCTGCTGAGCTGCCGGGGGCAGAGGACCCCGTTCTGCACGTATGTCCTCCACCTGGCCATAGCtgacttcctcttcctcctctgcacGGCCGTCACGCTCTATCTAGAAACACCCGTGCTGGCCTATGAAGTGATGGAGAGAGTGAGGTCCTTCGCCTACACCGCGAGTCTGAGCCTGCTGACGGCCATCAGCACGCAGCGCTGCCTGTCTGTCCTCTTCCCCATCTGGTACAAGTATCACCGGCCCCAGTACCTGTCAGCCGTGGTGTGTGCCCTGCTCTGGGCGCTGTCCCTCCTGATGAGCGTGGTGGCCGCACTCTTCTGCAGCGAGCTCTGGCTCGGCGTGGAAAGTCAGTGTTTAACGGTGGACTCCGTCTTCAGCTTCCTCGTTATGGGGATCTTCACCCCAGTGATGGTTCTGTCCAGCGTGACCCTCTTCGTGCGCGTGCGCAGGAGCTCACGGCAGTGGGGGCGGCGGCCCACAAGGCTGTACGTGGTCGTCCTGGCCTCCGTCGTCGTGTTCCTTCTCTGCGCCCTGCCCGTTGGCATCAGCTGGTTCTTCCTCTACTGGCTGGACCTGCCCCAAGAGCAGAAGACTCTATTCCGCTATGTGGCGTGCCTCTCCTCGGCCCTGAGCAGTAGTGCCAATCCCGTCATCTACTTCGTCGTGGGCAGCCAGGGTCGCCGGAGCCTGCGGGAGCCCCTGGGGGCCGTGCTCCGCAGGGCGCTGAGGGAGGagcctgagggggaggggagggagacgcCCTCCACCGGCACCAGCGACCTGGGGGCCTGA